Sequence from the Castanea sativa cultivar Marrone di Chiusa Pesio chromosome 12, ASM4071231v1 genome:
aaataccagtttttttttttttttttactattctctgcattcttaaatttttaaactaaattagcattttttcccccagtatttattttttgtcctttaaagatttaaaaataaaataaaataaatttatttttaataattttaatattcgattaagtaaaaaaacaaaaaatcaaaattatgtaGTTTGGGCTGTTAAAGAGACTGAATATTGTAcagctgagagagagagagagagagatcttgtGCGCCACCACCGTCGGCCTCCTTCTACCGTCATTCTGCCGGAACCGCCGCCTGTAAAAAAGTTCTGTTTTTGGTGATAATTAATAACTCAGGTTTTGTAAATGACTttctttggagagaaaaatatgaTTCCTGATCACAACACTACACTTGCTTCAGCAACGTAAATCCTTGAGGtgagttttttaaaatatacatCTTTGAATTCatcgtttattatttttttctttctggtTTCAATATTTTGAGGATAATAATGGGTACTTTTACATTTCTCTGAAGCTACTTCATCAAAAGATTGGtaggtctttttctttttttttgggtccccCTCTTGATATTAAGCTTTAAGGTAGTATCTCGATTACgaatttttatttaaggttAGCGTTTTTTCAATTAAACAACAGGATGAATTTCAAGTTCTGATACTGTTTACTGTGATTGCTTGAAGATGGAGAGTGCTAAAGTAGGTCTATAACACACTGTTTTTTGGTAATGAGTTTTCAATAAAACATGGGCAATTATGATTGGTGTTCTAAATTTCATTCATGGTTGAGCTGGTGAAACTGTTGGATagtgtatttttaatttcttctggGAGCTAAGAGCTTTATACTTCAATGGCATTGCCTGGTCTCCTATATAAAGAGAATGAGGTTCAAATGCCCCCTCCCCACTTGTTGTAACACTTGAATTATctcggggaaaaaaaaaaaatctggcaACCTGACACACAGTGATGTTTGAATTATCTATGTTTCCAATTATCTCTTGGTTAGTGTGAAGGCATACCTAAATCCAAGTTGGCTCTTTTTTTTAGTCCAagtttctaatatttttgtcTAACTCACTTCCTTGTGAGGTCTAGGAATATCCCCATTCATAGGTCCAAGGTCCACATCTATGAATTGAAAGGTTTGAATGGTCAGTTGGTCACTCAACAATCAGTTTTTTAGAATCAAAAGGtcttcaaatatttcatttGAAACCCCATTGGCTGATCATGATACTCCTAGATATTGAAGTTCTTTGATCTACAGAGGAACTATGTCActgtttttgtttaattagaTACCAAAGTGTTGGATGATTGATTAATTTCAGCAGAAATGGCTCCGAAGATTTGTATGCTGATGCTTTGTATGTGCCCtgttatatgtttgtttaatgGTTTAATTACATTCCAACTGTTATTCCTCAGATGGGATATTTCTTGTCTGCATTCTTGCTATTGCTTGCAATTTATTTGGATGACAAATCTTAAGTTTGTGCGTGTTCTCTTTATGGTTTGTCTCTTTTCTAGATTTTGTTCTTCATTACTAGTTTATAACATACATAAGTGTGCCGCTGCCTGCtttgatttttcatttctaGGTCTATCTGTTTACACCATTTTATGGGATTAGTTGCTACACAAATAAAGACTAATAGACTCTCATGATTCTTCAGATGATGAGGCCCTTTGAAAACAGCAACAATTTTCATGAATTTTATGGCAGTATCTATTGGTAGGCGCTGCTGGTTTTCCTCCTCTCCTCCATCAGCATGCTCATCTTCACTTCCATGGATCTCTCCTCTTCAAATGTCGAAAGCTGCATTGCCCAAACCAGACCCTCCACCCGAAACCACTACTACAACAATAGTTACTCGAAGGAAACCCAAGTATATCTCTCACGAATCTGCCATCAACTTAATCAAACGTGAGAGAGATCCAAAACATGCCCTTgaaatatttaacatggtagcGGAGCAAAACGGATTTAATCACAATGGTGCCACTTATGCTGCTATCCTGGACAAGCTGGCACGGTCCAAGAAGTTTGAAGCCATTGATGCTGTTCTGCATCAGATGACTTATGAAACTTGCAAATTTCATGAGGGTGTATTCCTTAATCTCATGAAGCATTTTTCAAAATCCTCTCTGCATGAAAGAGTGCTCAAGATGTTCTATGCCATCCAGCCATATGTTCGTGAAAAGCCGTCTCTCAAAGCCATCAGCACTTGTCTCAATCTCCTAGTTGAATCAAACCAGATTAATTTAGCACGAGAGTTTCTCTTGCATACAAAGAAGAGTCTCAACTTGAGGCCAAATACCTGCATTTTTAACATCTTGGTTAAGCACCATTGCAAGAGCAAGGATCTTGAATCTGCATTTGAAGTTGTTAATGAAATGAAAAAGTCAAAGATTTCCTATCCTAATTTGATTACGTACTCAACCCTGATGGATGGTCTTTGTGAAAGTGGAAGACTTAAAGAAGCTATTGACCTGTTTGAGGAAATGGTCTCAAAGGATCAGATCTTGCCTGATGCCTTAACTTACAATAttttgatcaatgggttttgCCGTGGAGGGAAAGTTGACCGGGCTAGGAAGATAATGGAATTTATGAAGAGCAATGGATGCAGTCCCAATGTATTCAATTACTCAGCCCTGATGAATGGGTTTTGTAAGGAGGGAAGAGTGCAGGAGGCCAAGGAGCTTTTTTATGAGATGAAGAGCTCTGGTCTGAAACCTGATACGATTGGCTACACTACTTTAATCAATTGCTTCTGTAGAGCTGGGAAAATTGATGAAGCCACAGAGTTACTCAAAGagatgaaagaaagagaatgtaGAGCTGATACTGTGACTTTCAACGTGATACTTAAAGGACTATGCGGAGAAGGTAAGTTTGAGGAGGCTCTTGATATGCTTGAGAAACTTCCTTATGATGGTGTTTATCTGAACAAAGCAAGCTACCGGATCGTGTTGAATTTCTTGTGCCAAAAAGGTGAGTTGAAGAGGGCAACAGAGTTGTTGGATTTGATGTTGGGTAGGGGGTTTGTACCACATTATGCAACTTCAAATGAGTTGCTGGTTCACCTTTGTAAGGCTAATATGGCAGATGATGCAGCTATAGCAATGTTTGGATT
This genomic interval carries:
- the LOC142618487 gene encoding uncharacterized protein LOC142618487, translated to MNFMAVSIGRRCWFSSSPPSACSSSLPWISPLQMSKAALPKPDPPPETTTTTIVTRRKPKYISHESAINLIKRERDPKHALEIFNMVAEQNGFNHNGATYAAILDKLARSKKFEAIDAVLHQMTYETCKFHEGVFLNLMKHFSKSSLHERVLKMFYAIQPYVREKPSLKAISTCLNLLVESNQINLAREFLLHTKKSLNLRPNTCIFNILVKHHCKSKDLESAFEVVNEMKKSKISYPNLITYSTLMDGLCESGRLKEAIDLFEEMVSKDQILPDALTYNILINGFCRGGKVDRARKIMEFMKSNGCSPNVFNYSALMNGFCKEGRVQEAKELFYEMKSSGLKPDTIGYTTLINCFCRAGKIDEATELLKEMKERECRADTVTFNVILKGLCGEGKFEEALDMLEKLPYDGVYLNKASYRIVLNFLCQKGELKRATELLDLMLGRGFVPHYATSNELLVHLCKANMADDAAIAMFGLVEMGFKPELDSWAHVLELVCRERRLLSAFELLDELVC